In Mangrovibacterium diazotrophicum, the genomic stretch TACCTGGTTTTCAACACCGAATTTACTGATCAACCAATTTGTACAGCTTCTCGTCGCTATCAAACCTTAAAAATTGAAGAAATTCAGAAAACAGATTTGAGTGACGACTGCAAACAATGGCAAATCGACAAACTGGCTGAGAAAGAATGTTTGTGTGAAGGTCTGAGTAATTCAACTTACCTGGCCAACGAAATCACACCGGACAGTCCGCGCCAAGGCGTAAGTATCTGTCCAGGACCAAACCTGGCGTACTTTAATAAAATTGCCAGTTTGAAAGAAATGGTCGATCACATTTACGGCAAATTCAATCTGCTGGAAGGCGTTAAACGTCCGAACCTGTTTATGAAAGAATTGAGCATGTACGTTGACTACCTTGAAAAACGGGTTGAAGAATTGCGCCACGCCAAAGATGAAAAGCAAGCTTCATACTACCGTACATTCCGCAAAAATATGCAGGATGGCATTGTATACTACAAGGATCTTTTTGCCAAGTACGACTCCAAGCTGCAGGAAATGAAGCAAGGAGTAATTGCCGAATTGGAAAACATTAGCCAAAAAATTGAGGCTTTCCATATTTAATAAAGCCTTTCTGAATACATTGAAAAGCAGGTCTCATAACGGCCTGCTTTTTTATTGCAACAAAACCATGTGTCACGAAGACATAAAAACATTGAACTTTCGGACAGGCCAAGCGTTTCATTATCTTATTAATTTAATTCACACCCCATATTTTAAAAGCTATGAAAACAAAGAATGTAGATTTAGGACTCCTTATTGTGCGAATTGGTGTTGGTTTACTAATGTTATTCCACGGAATCAGCAAATTGTCAGGAGGTTTAGGTTTTATCCAGGGAATGCTTGAAGCAAAAGGCCTGCCCGGATTTATCGCCTATGGTGTAATTGTTGGCGAAGTTTTGGCTCCGCTTGCCATTCTGGTTGGATTCAGAACCCGGATTGCTGCACTTATTTACGCCTTCAACATGGTCGTGGCAGTCTTAATGGTTCACGCCGCTCAATTCTTCACCATGAGTGAGCAAGGAGGTTGGGCATTGGAACTAATTGGTCTGTATTTCCTGGGAGCTATCGCCCTGTTTTTCACCGGTGCCGGGAAATATGCGGCTTCATCTACCAACACTTGGGATTAATTACTGATTGATCGTTAATAATGATAAAAGCAGTTCCGACGACGGAGCTGCTTTTCTTTTTTAACCAATCATTAAAACAAGGTGCTTTCTCTTGTATTTTAAAGGGTATGCTCGTAACTTGTTTAGGCATGTTGAACATGCTTGCGAGTTCGATTTTTCACTCAAACGCAGCTGATTTATTGTTTTCCGCCTTCAATACGTTTAGCCGCAAATTCAAATGAACCTCTATGAGAAAACACCTGCTAATTCTACTAATGGTGCTTTGCGCAGCCACAACCAACGCCCAGAACCAAGACAAAAAACAAAAAACCGACAGTATTGCCGAAGCCAAACTCAAAGCAAAAAAGAATGTCGATTTCTCTGTGATGCCTTACCTGAGCTACAACCGCAACCTCAAGCTGATGCTCGGCGTAATCCCGATGGCCATGTACAAACCTGTTCCAGGCGATACCATTTCACCCAAATCACTTTCCGGACTTTCGGCTATTTATACCACCAACGGTTCTTATTTTATCGCACTGTTCAACAAATGGTATTTTGCGGAAGATAAATGGCGGGCAAAGTTTTTTGCCATCACGGGCGACCACTATTCTCAATTCTTCATGGAAGACACCGACGTGCCGGGATTTTACGACTACGGCACGAAAACAACTTTTTTAATCTTCGGGATTCAGCGAAAAATCACAACGGGCTTATACGGAGGACTCGCCTACAGTTATGCTCATCACAAAACAACCTACGAAGATAATGTTCAACCTCCGTCGACGACCAAGAAAAATGGATTGGAATACAGCCTCCTATATGATTCCCGGGATGCCGTTTACTACCCGACAATTGGGACCAATGCAAAACTGAAATGGAATTCTTTTCCGGAATGGTTCGGGAATGACCTGTCTGCAAACAAAATCTCGATCGAATACAACCGCTACTTCCCGATGCGTGAAAATACTGATGTGTTGGCGACCCGTTTTTCTGGACAATTCGGCTTGGGGGACATTGCTTTTGAACAACAAGTCACCATTGGCAACAAAGATATTCGCGGGTACTCCGAAGGAAAATATCGAGGCGACGGGCTGGTTGCGCTACAAGGTGAATACCGTTACAATTTCAAAGACAAAATGGGATTGGTGGGGTTCTTCGGGTTAGCAACGATTTACGGCTCGGACAATGACAGCTTCAACAAAAAACTTTACCCCGGCGGTGGAATCGGTTATCGTTATCGCGCGTTTAAAGCGGTAAAATTCAATGTCGGGCTGGATGCTGCTGTGGGTAAGGAAGATTGGGGAGTCTACTTCCGCATTGGTGAAGCTTTCTAAAAATTGTGGCCGCTACTTCAATCGAGCCCACTCACGTCGTAAAAAGAAAATCACAATCAATGCCGAAACGGCGTCCGAGATTGGCATCGATACCCAGATCCCATTCAATTCGAAAAAGCCGGGTAATACAAATAATAAAGGAATCAATACAATCACCTGCCTCAGCAAGGTCAGCAAGGTTGCTATTTTGGCTTTGCCGATTGATTGGAAGAAATTACCTGCAACAACCTGAAATCCGACAATCGGTAATGCCAACAAACCGAGCCTCAAGCCCATTTGCCCGATAATGAGTAATCCCGGATCTTCGGCGTTAAAAAAACGAACGATGGAATCGGGGAAAACCTGCACCCCGATAAACGCGAGAATTGAAATAACCGATGATGAAATAATTGCCAGACGCAAAGCCTCTTTCACCCGGTCATTCTGTTTGGCACCATAGTTAAACCCGATAATCGGCTGGGTTGACATGTTGATGGCAACCACTGACATGATGATCAACGTCGCGACCGAGTTGACAATTCCCATTGCACCAACCGCCATATCGCCGCCAAACTGAATCAGTTTTGTATTGATCAGTCCCTGGACTACGGAGTTGGCAATCTGCATAAAGAATGGAGCCATCCCAATCACAAGAATCTCCTTGATGATTTCGGGCTCTATTTTAAAATACTGTGGCTTTATTTTCACGACAGAACGATTGCTCCTGAAGTGCAACAACACCCAAACGGCTAGCACCATCATTGATATTACGGTGGCGTAAGCAGCACCTTTCACGCCCATTCCCAGACCGAAAATGAAAATCGGGTCGAGCACAATGTTGGTTCCTGCACTAATCAGCATCGAATACATGGCGATCCGCGCGTTTCCCTCCGAGCGAATAACATTATTCAATGAAAAACCAACCACCTGGAAAATAACGCCGACTAAAATAATATCAAGGTAATCGTTGGCGTAGCCCATTGTCTCGGGCGTTGCGCCAAACATTTTTAGCATGGGTCCTTTGATCAAAAAACCAATCAGAGTGATAAGCAGCGATGCGACGAGCATGAGAACGAAACTATTTCCCAGCACCCGCTCGGCTTTCGGCATGTCCTTTCGCCCCATGTTAATTGAGACCAAAACACTGGCTCCAATTCCGATCAGCATCCCGAACGCGATCATCACCAACATGACCGGAAAGATGACCGAGACACCACTAAGAGCGGTTGCTCCAACCCCTTGCCCTATGAAAATTCGGTCGACGATGTTGTACAAAGCATTCACGAAAACACCAATAAATGCCGGGATAAAATATTTCAGCATTAGTTTTCCGACGTTAGTTTCGGCAAGTTCCCTGGTTTTTTCCATCTGCTTCAGAAAGTAAGGTAATTAGTCTCAAACGGCCGGCTGCAGAGCACTGGTGACCTGAGACTTTGGGCTTGGTTGAATTTAAAGTGTCGCCGCAAAAGTAAACATTCGCACTAATAAAACCCGATTTTAAAGTTCTTATTCTAAATTTGCAGGAGAATAGAAATTAGAAACAGCATTCATGACAAAAGAGGATTCAGCAAAAATCAATCAAGATACAATCACCAACCTGCAATCATCCAACGCGGAGCTGGTAAACGAAACGATCAATCAATTGAGCGAATCAGGCAACTCGGCCTATCTGCCTTTCCTGTTCGAGCTGCTTCACTCTACGTCGAATGATGAAATTAAAAGACGGATTGCCCGCCTTCTTGCTGAATTGAAACACAGCGATGCAATTCCTCTGATTATTGAGGCAATTAAAAACAAAGCGTACACCAAAGAGCTGCAATACTTGGTTTCGGCCTGTTGGGAAAACGGGATGGACTACAGCGAACATTTGTCGCTGTTCATCGACTTGATGATTCAGCACGAATTTATGATTGCGTTCGAGGCGCACACCGTGATCACCAATATGACCGGCAAAATTTCTGCGGCTACCTGCGAACAGGAAAGCACGAAAATCAAAAATGCCCTTACTCAGGTGTCAGAAGAGAACCGTCAAATGCTGGAAGAAGTGTTGGAATTCCTGCCATTACTGGAGGCCGGAATAGAGCCGCAAAGCTTTTAAATTGATCAAAATTCGCACAAAAGACTAGGAATTAATCCAATATCAGTTAAATTTAGGCACGACTTTAACTATAAGCCCTCAAACATTTAACTGAGATACGTGAAAAAGGCATTGTATATTCTGAGTTTCTTGCTACCATTTTGCGCAGTCAATGCTCAGGATGCCGAATATTCGCAGTTTTATGCCAATCCTGTTTATTTGAATCCCGGTTTTACGGGAACTTCCGAGCAAGGACGGGTTGCCGTGAACTACCGGAATCAATGGCCAGAGCAAGGCTCAACCTATGTGAATTATTCTGTCTCTTTCGACACTTACATGAAAAAACTGGGCGGTGGGATCGGAGCTCAGATTCACAATAATCGCGAATTAAACGGAGTAGTCGAAGCCACAAACTTTAGTCTTTTTTACTCGCACCATGTAAAAGTTAATCCTCGCTTTTTTGTTGATTTGGGTTTACAGGCCGGATTCACTTATAAGAAGCTCGATTACCGAAACCTGATTTTCCCGGACATGATCAATCAACTAACCGGCGAACGATATGTTGGCAGCGAAACAGTGCAGGAAACGGCCAGCATCGCCTATCCCGATTTTGGTGTCGGATTTATTGGTCAGTATGATTCGTTTTACGGAGGTGTGAGTATCAACCACCTTACACAGCCCAGCGAATCGGTTTTTATTGGCGACAACCGTGGAAAGTTACCGTTAAAAGTGACGGTACACATGGGGGCCAAGAGTTACCGCTGGCATCGTGGCCTTTTATCCCGGCGTTTCACGCTTTCACCCAATGTGATTTACCAGCGACAAGGCGCTTTCAGTCAGTTAAACATGGGTCTGTACCTACTGGAAAAATCGATTTCCGGAGGACTTTGGTATCGGCAAACATCCGGCATTCAGCCCGAATCCATGATTGTGATGCTTGGCGTAATGCGCCCCAAGTTTAAATTTGGCTACAGTTACGACTTTAGCCTCTCAAAATTGAGTAACTACTCCAATTCGGCACACGAAATTTCATTGATTTTCTTTGTTGGCGACAAGCATTCGGATCGCGATGCTCTTCTCATTCCTTCACTTTAAAATACCAGGGTAACAGTTCCCTGCTGTTTGTGTGGTTTGTCCAAAATATCCAGGAAAGAAAGGATCCAGATGTAGGTGCCGGCAGGTGCATAATTTCCGTTTTTCATTTTTCCATCCCAGCCAACCGTCACATCAGTCGTTTCGAAAACCTGCTCTCCCCATCGGTTGTAAATCAACATCTGGTAACCATCTGCTTTAACGGCTTCGTTCGCCAAAAGAAACACTCGGTTATCCGGATTTACACTGTTGGGATTTAAAGCATTCGGCGCAAAAAGATCATCCGGTGCCACCAAAACCTGGTGACTAACTGTATCTGTACACCCGAATTCACTTTCAGCAAGCAAATAAACCGTGAACCACCCGAAATCCTGGTACCTGTTTTCCGGATTTTCGAGGGTGGACGTTTGACCATCGCCAAAATCCCACTCATAGCTTACTCCGCCTGTTGTTTGGTTTGTAAATTGAAAAACCGGATCAGATATTGTTTTATCACTCTTATCAACCACGAATTCCGCTACCGGGTCGGAATAAACCTCAATTAAATCATCCATGAGCACCGTATCAGCACATCCTGTAAGCGACGAAATACCTATAGCCGAAACCTGGTATTGAGCACCCTGTTCCGAATATTCTTCCGAAACTTGCTGACCATTTTCGGTATTCAATCCGGTATCCCATGTGTATTGCAGCTGATCAATAGGGTCCGATACCGCCGCACTCAAAGTTGCCGTAAAAGGCGAACAGCCGCCCAAGGCATCCGCGGTCAACTCGAACCAAGGCTGACGTTTAACGGTAAACTCTTTTTTAGCGCTCTCGCAGCCGAATTCCGAAATAACCTGAAGCCCGATTGTCGCTTGCGGCTTATTTTTCAGACTGATTCGCACCGGTCCCAACATGGTTCCTGGATCGTAAACAATCTCCTCCGCATCCAAATCCGACAAGTCCCAGTAATAACTGTCCTTATCTGTTCCACTTCCGATGTAATTCACATCAAATTCGTGCGGATAACAAAATTTAGGATCGATATCAGTATAGACAGTGCGGATCGGATGAACAGTTATATAATCTTCCATCGTGCCCGAGTTGGTGCAACCATCTGTTGAAAGGACAGTCAGGGTCACATCATAAGTTCCGGCGTAACTGTAGGTGTATTGAATTGTCGGATCAGGGGTACTTAGTCCCAAACCATCACCGAACTCCCAGGTATAAGTATCAATATCCTCGGTCGTCTGCGCTGTAAAATTCACGGTCAACGGCATACACCCTTCGGTAACATCTGCTGTTATTTCCAAATTAGGTATTACCCGAATTGGGGTCCAGCTAAGTTTACTCTGACAACCATTCTCACTAATTTGAAGACCGAGGTTACGCTGGTTGGTTTGTTGAAATCCCAACTGAATATTTAAATCGGTCAGCCCTTTCCCCCCAGTGTACAAAGTATCAGCAAAATACCAGCTGAAATCGGCGTCGGCGGTTGCATCTCCTTCATAATTTACCGTGAGATTATAACCTGAACATTGCGTTGAATCGATACTGATATTCGTCGTGTATACCGGAATCACATTAACCTGGTAAGTTGCAGAATCGATGCAACCGTCATAATTCACCAACGCTTTATAAAGCGTCGAATCGAAAGGCGACGCATAAGGCATCGAGCTTGAAACATCACTTACCCCCTCTACCGGCGACCAATTGTAATCGCCCTTGAATGCTTGTTGATTCAGTTGAACCGAATCATAACGGCAAATGGTCTGGTCTGCAGTTGCGCCAAAAATGACTTTGCGGATTTTAATATCAAACGCTGTGGAAAGTTGAAGAACCGGATCGCTGGACATTCCACCATACTCGACAAGATAACCTCTCGGCAAATAGTAATTAGGGTTCGTATCATAGTAGATGTCCCCGGTATTACTCAAATCATTCCAAGAATATGCGGGTTGATCAGGATCTTGTGTAACATGTGCATAATCTTCATCATCTCCATTCGGTTTTAGTACATTATTCGGTTCTCCGTTTCCCCAGGGCGCGTATGCTCCCGGTTCTTTATAACCACCGTCAGATGTACCTGTCCAAAATAAAGTGCCCGCCTCCGGACCTGTCACCCATTTCCATTTTCCTTCCTGAGCAGCATCTGAAGCACCAATCCAACCAACACCTTTGGTTTTTAACCCAATGAATTTGTTTTCTTCTTCGGATAATATTGTGGCCAAATACCCCTGTAATCCCCGATAATTCTTCAGGGCTGCTGAATCCCGAGCAGCCGTCCATGTTATCAAATCCTGTTCGTAATAGCGGTAGAAATGTCCAGTTTCCGGCAGAAAATCGGCATCGATTAAACTGATGGCGATTTGACGGGTTGTTGTATCGGGAACTGGTGTCAGATTGTAGTACCAAATATTTTCGATAGCATCCTGGTATTCCTGTGCAGTGGCTGCTCCGCGCAATTCAAGGGTTCCGGTAGTTGTCAACCAAGTCTGCGATAAAGAAGAACTCAGATTTTCACTTTTCAGGCTTTCTGCGCCAACATTATAGTTCGCAATCGAGATTTTTAAACCGTCGTAGATTGAATCGCCTTCCACCTTGACCATCGCCCCGAACTGAAGCGAGTCCTTACAAAAAGTGATCGACGATGTACCATTCAGATCAATCGTCAAATCTCCCGACTGGGCATAAGAAAAGCCGGATGTTAATATCATCATTAAAAAAATCAACATCCGGCTTCTCATGTATCTTCGATTTGGTTATGCTTTATTTGAAAAATACTTCATGAATTGCGCGCGCTCATACATTTGCGGATCCTCTATTTTAGCATACGACAAGCGACCACGGAACTCTTCAATCGTCTTAAAGTTCCATTTTTGCATGAACTTTTCCAAATCTTTTAGCATTCCGCTTATAACTTGTGCACCATTAATATAAACTGATGAGCAAATTTGTGTTACCTGAGCACCGGCCAGCAGTTGCTTAATCACAGCTTCGCCATCGTGAATACCGGTTGAAGCAGCGATTTCCAATTTGGGAAGTGCAGCGCTAACCAGGCCAACCCAACGCAACGAACGACGAATATCAGCTGGCGAACTGAATACTTCAGAAGCGCTCAATTCCAGTTTTTCGATATTGATGTCGGGTTCGTAAAAACGATTAAACATTGTCACGGCTGAGGCACCATTGGCCATCAATCGTTCTGAAAAAGCAATCAGGTTGGTGAAATAGAACCCTATTTTCACCGAAACAGGAATCGATACTTCCGCTTTTACTTTTTTCAAAACATCAATATACAACTGTTCTATTTCTTCCGGCTTTTCGTTACGGCCAGTCGGCACGTAGAAAATATTTAGTTCCAGCGCATCGGCTCCTGCCTTTTCAAAATCCTTGGCAAAGCCTGTCCACTCGTTTGCTGTTACGGCGTTGATGGATGCAATAACAGGAATTGATACTTCAGCTTTCACTTTACGAAGCAATTCCAGATGCTCAGTCACCGTATTTTGACGTGTGTAATTGTGAATGTAATCTTCAGCTTCAGGATAAGTATTTTGCGGATCTTTTGCGATCAGGTGGCTTACCTCACTGTTTATTTGTTCTTCAAACAACGACTTCAGCACCACGGCTCCCGCACCGGCTTCTTCCAATGACTTGATTTTGTCAACACTGTTCGTTAGGCCCGAACTGGCCACAACAATCGGGTTCTTCAAGTTCAAACCCAAATATGTCGTATCTAACTTTTTCATAACGCTCTTTCGTTAATTATTCTTGGTTTTTATTTTTCATTTTGCGAAACGGTTTGTTCGGCATTTGCCAACCGTTTTATTTTAGTGATAGTTCCGCTCTCCAAAAATAGAACTACCAACCCGAACCATGGTACTTCCTTCGGCTACTGCCAGCTTGTAATCGCCCGACATACCCATGGAAATTTCTGAAAAAGAATTTTTGTCTCCAAAGAATTCCTGTTTCAATTGCTCAAATATGTTTTTAAGCTGATGGAACTCGCGACGGATTTGCGTTTCATCATCGGTATAAGTTGCCATGCCCATCACGCCCCGAACATCAACCCAATCCAGTCCGGCAAAGTCTGAAGAACTCAGCAGTTCGCGTGCTTCTTCCTGGTTCAGCCCAAACTTGGTTTCTTCTTCTGCGATGTGGAATTGCAGCAAAACCGGTATTTTCCGGTTGTTTTTTTGCCCTTCTTTATCGACTGTCTTCAGCAATTTCAAGGAATCAACACCGTGCAAAAGACTGACAAAAGGCGCAATGTATTTCACTTTATTGGTTTGCAGATGCCCGATAAAATGCCATTCAATGTCTTTCGGAAGTTCGTCGTATTTAGCTGTTAATTCCTGTACTTTGTTCTCGCCAAATACGCGCTGACCGGCTTCATAAGCCTCCAGAATAGCTTCGTTGGGCTTTGTTTTCGACACAGCTACCAGCGTTACCTTCGGTTCGAGTTCGTTTTTTAGTTCAGTAATTTTATCTGCAATGCTCATAACTTCTTTTTAAAGGCGTTACAAAACTACAAAAGCAAGCGAAAAAGAAGGATGATTTTTACTGTTTTTTAGGGGATAAACTGACGATAAACCAGCGGGAGCATTGGAACGAACCCACAATTTCAACAATCAATGCGAACATAAAAAACCCCGACTGAAAAGCCGGGGCAAATTATATTGGCATAAATATTACTTCTCTACAAAGTAACGGAGCTGATCAAGCATAATGGGAACATCATCTTTGTCGATTCCCCGGCGGAGCAGCTGCGGTAGGTCCTCCTCAAAAACGGCCATAAAATCAGCCTCGGTGAAATCGGGCTGCGAAATGGATCTCATGTAATAATCGAGCGCGGCTTTACGGTTACCCAAACTCCACTGCACGTGTCCCATGTTCATCAGGTCGTGCTGGGTTGGCTCATCCTCAACTAGCTTCTTGAAGTAATTTTCAGCCTGCTCCGTTTTTCCGGTCAGGAAGGAGCACCAGCCAATCGGACGCCACACTTTTTTATTGCCGGGCTTCAGGTACTCCACTTTGAAATAGTATTTCAGGGCCTCGTCGAAACGCCCCAACTCCAGCAGACAATGGCCAATGTTCAAATGATTGGTCAAATCCTCCGGATCAAGCGCTTCGGCCGCCTGGTAATATTCCAGCGCTTTTTCGGGCTGCTTCAGGTTGCGGTAGCACAAGGCAATCTTTTTGAGATTCCACAGCCGATTCAACTCAAACAACTCAGCTTTGCGGTAGGCATCCAGCGCCTTTTCGTAGTCGCCGAGCTTTTGGTAGCAAAACGCCAATTTCTGATACAGCTCCCCGCTCTGCTCCTGCGCCAGCATATATTCAAAAATTTCAATCGCTTCGTTATAGCGGTTCTGCGCGAAATAATATTCGCCAATGTTGCGAACAACGGCTTTATCTTCTTTCAGGATTGAACCCAGAATTGTTTTGTTGTAGAAGTCGAACCGCCAGCTGAACAGGTCGTCAAAATCGGCCCGACGCGGATGAAGCTTGTAAAAACGATACAAATCCTGGATATATTGATTGGAAACAAAGCCGGCTTTCTTGCCCGGATCGCTCAGCTCTTCGTCTTCCTCAATCTCATGAAACTGATCCATCTCGGCTCGCAATCCCTGCAACATAAACTCCCGGTTTTCTTTCGGAATCTGCTGCATGCTCAGGCAAAACGAATATTTATCCGAGTCGCACAAAACGGGTGCTTTTGCAATAACTTCAACAAAACCACGGGTTAAGTCATCCGAGAGATCGAGCGCCCGGTCCAACTCCGGATTTTCGGCAAAGAAGGGCACAAACCAGTTAGCCGGTTCGTTGAAGAAAGGATAAGATTTCAGCATCGCGAACGATCCCATAAAAACGTCGGCACCTTCCATTTGCAGTTCCGAAAACTCTTGCATTTTATCCATCAAGCCCGGCGAATCTTCAAAAATATCCTGCCACTCCGGATTCTTGTCTTCCGACAAACCTTCCTCCATCAAACTGTCCAGGTTGATTTTGTCCTTCAGGTTAGCACTAATTTTAATCATTTCCGGCATCAGCTCATCGCGGATGCGTTGCTGCAGTTTCTCGGTTTCCTTGCTGCGGATCAACTGAATAATTACCCGTTCAAGGTTACGTTTGAACTCAGGATCGTCATTCAGCAATTTCAGACGCCCGGTTATCTCCGGATAATATGACAGGCGCGAATCATATTGGTAAAGCGTGAGCAACAACCCCACCAATGCCCGTTGCCGGATCAGCGCTGCGTCTGTTTCATAGGCGTCAAAAAGCAGGTTGAATTTCTTCGTATCAAAATAACGCTGCAAACTCAGTGTAATGCCGGTCACCATAAAAGCTTTGTAATCGGCCTGAATCGTTTCGCTATTCAGTAACTTCTGCAGAAACTTAACTTCTTCCTCACTCAAGCGATCGCGAAACCACAGATGGTAAAACAGCTTCATGAGCTGTTTGTGGTGAAGCTCTGTTTTCACCAGCCGGTCTTCGTTTCCTCCCTCGCCGCCAGTCGCAAACTCCGCCAAATCGTTTGGCGCATAAAAAGCTTCCAGTTCCCCTAGGGTTAAATCAAAATCGTTTATAAACTGATCTTTAAATACCCGCTTTTTCTCGTACTCGAGTGAGGAAGCATATTTCAACCGAACGGCCTCATTTACCTTGTCGGCGAGCTCGTAGGCCGAATCGATCAACTTCAGGTAGACTTTTTGTCGCTCCGGGTCCTGAGTTCCCTCCATGGTATACTGAAGCATATAATGATAAGTCTGATTCATTTCACGCAATTCGTCGTTGAAATGCCCCAATCCGTTTTCCAGGATGAGTTGTTTCAGCAAATCGAAAGCTGGTTTTAATTGACGGGCTGCCAAGTAATTGCAGATATCGATGTATTGTTTCTTGATTTCCTTATTCGTCATTGTTTTCTATTAATAATGATAAGTTACGAAAACAGTAATAATCAAAAAACACTCCATCAAATTATAACTGACAGATGGGCAGACAAATGCTCCGTCGTCTGTTTTTTGTACCTTTCAACAATTAACTGAAAAACAGATTCGAATGAAACACACAGGATCGTGCCTTTGCGGGGCCGTAACATTTGAAATTGAAGGTGATTTTGATCGCTTCTTTTTGTGCCATTGCAGCCGTTGCCGGAAGGATACCGGATCAGCTCATGCGGCGAACCTGTTTTCGTCAACTGCCAATCTCCAATGGCTATCGGGCGAAGAAAAGGTTAAAACCTTCCAATTACCTGGAAGCCGACACAGCAAAAGCTTTTGTATGGAATGTGGATCGGCTCTTCCGAAGTCGCTAATGGGCGGAAAACTGCTGGTTGTACCCGCCGGTTGTCTCAATACAGATGTTGACATGAAACCAGTGGCCCATATTTTTATGGATAGCAAGGCAAACTGGGACGATCATCTCGAAGAAGTGCCAAAATTTGACCAATTACCAAATCAAAGCTGATTTGAAACCGCAGTCTTAAAAAATCCGGAAAATGAGAAGACCGTAAATAATAAATCGAACGAAACGGAACAAAGCCCAAAGCAGGTAACTGCCAAAGTTGTATTTCACCAATCCACAAGCCATGCTGACAATGGAATGCGGCAGCGGCAACATGGCTCCAATAAATACAAACAGTCCTCCCCACTTCTTCAGGTTGGTGATGTGGGTTTTTATTTTCGTTTCCAAATGAATTCGAATGGTTGGAATCATCGTGATCCTATTACCGATGAAGTACGCTAAAATTCCTCCTAAATACGAAAGGCTTGCCAGGATCATCAGAAAGGTCCAAGGGGTTGAAGCTTTGGCCGACCAGGCAATAAAAACCTCGGGCGGCAACAAACCCAAAAATGTTTCGGACGCAAAGAAAGTCGAGAAAACCACTGCCGGAGAATAGGTTTCCACCAAGGTATTCAGCAGCACATCGAAATCGAGCACAAAGTATTCCAGTGCCACCAAAACGGCCACAGCTAAGGCCATAATCACGCCTCCCTTGATTGAGGTATCAC encodes the following:
- a CDS encoding GFA family protein — encoded protein: MKHTGSCLCGAVTFEIEGDFDRFFLCHCSRCRKDTGSAHAANLFSSTANLQWLSGEEKVKTFQLPGSRHSKSFCMECGSALPKSLMGGKLLVVPAGCLNTDVDMKPVAHIFMDSKANWDDHLEEVPKFDQLPNQS
- a CDS encoding YqaA family protein, producing MKPNRKVKASPVAVKRLVLLNRYYRITRFYEFIRDTSIKGGVIMALAVAVLVALEYFVLDFDVLLNTLVETYSPAVVFSTFFASETFLGLLPPEVFIAWSAKASTPWTFLMILASLSYLGGILAYFIGNRITMIPTIRIHLETKIKTHITNLKKWGGLFVFIGAMLPLPHSIVSMACGLVKYNFGSYLLWALFRFVRFIIYGLLIFRIF